In Desulfitibacter sp. BRH_c19, the following are encoded in one genomic region:
- a CDS encoding sodium:proton antiporter, protein MTEPRKPYFWEAVISVLFLVIALSYTLIVLGGDPHIPLIAAAIFTALIALRTGMEWKELEEGAVAGITSAMKAIIILMIIGMIIGSWMLGGVVPSMIYYGLMLLNPQIFLVAICLIACITSLATGSSWTTAGTVGVAGMGIAAGLGIPPAMAAGAVISGAYFGDKMSPLSDTTNLAPCVTGAELFDHIRHMVYTVTPSLIIALILYGILGARFAGGEANTENITIIMTTLSDTFTINPILLLPAVLVILMVVFKIPAIPGLLGGVLLGSIFAAIFQGADLSSIVGAVHYGYEGSTGIEVVDDIVSRGGLDSMMWTISLVFCALVFGGIMERARMLEVIVDKILTVAKSTGSLVLSTVLTCIAVNFIAADQYLAIVLPGKMYGPAYKNKNLHPKNLSRVVEDAGTMTSALVPWGTCGAFMYGALGVHPFAYAPFAFLLLINPIVSIFYGFTGITMAKLDEGTPPTEGPTVGA, encoded by the coding sequence TTGACGGAACCAAGAAAACCCTATTTTTGGGAAGCGGTAATTAGTGTACTGTTTTTGGTAATAGCCTTATCTTACACTCTTATTGTCTTGGGGGGAGATCCCCATATTCCACTTATAGCTGCAGCAATTTTCACCGCTTTAATAGCACTTCGGACTGGTATGGAGTGGAAAGAATTAGAAGAGGGGGCCGTTGCAGGCATTACATCAGCCATGAAGGCTATAATTATTTTAATGATTATAGGTATGATTATAGGTTCATGGATGCTTGGTGGAGTAGTACCTTCGATGATTTATTATGGCCTAATGCTCTTAAACCCACAAATATTCTTAGTAGCTATCTGTCTTATTGCCTGTATAACATCTCTTGCTACTGGTAGTTCTTGGACCACGGCAGGAACAGTTGGTGTAGCTGGAATGGGTATAGCAGCGGGACTAGGAATACCACCTGCTATGGCAGCTGGAGCCGTAATTTCAGGAGCATATTTTGGTGATAAAATGTCACCATTATCAGATACCACAAACCTTGCGCCTTGTGTGACTGGTGCAGAATTATTTGACCATATTCGCCATATGGTTTATACGGTCACACCAAGTTTAATAATTGCATTAATTTTATATGGAATCCTAGGGGCAAGATTTGCAGGTGGTGAAGCTAATACTGAAAATATTACAATTATCATGACGACGTTGTCCGACACTTTTACAATTAATCCAATTTTACTTTTACCTGCTGTATTGGTTATTTTAATGGTTGTTTTTAAAATTCCTGCTATCCCTGGTCTTTTGGGGGGAGTGTTATTGGGTAGTATTTTTGCGGCAATTTTTCAAGGAGCAGATCTTTCTAGTATAGTTGGTGCTGTCCATTATGGATATGAAGGAAGTACAGGTATAGAAGTTGTTGATGATATTGTAAGTAGAGGTGGTCTAGATTCAATGATGTGGACTATCTCATTGGTTTTCTGCGCCTTAGTTTTCGGTGGTATTATGGAAAGGGCAAGGATGCTAGAAGTAATTGTTGATAAAATATTAACCGTAGCCAAGAGTACAGGTTCTCTTGTACTAAGTACTGTGCTTACCTGTATAGCTGTAAACTTTATTGCAGCAGATCAATACTTAGCTATTGTACTTCCCGGTAAAATGTATGGTCCTGCATATAAAAACAAAAACCTTCATCCCAAAAATTTGTCTAGAGTTGTAGAGGATGCAGGAACAATGACATCTGCATTGGTTCCATGGGGTACTTGTGGAGCTTTTATGTATGGCGCCTTAGGTGTTCATCCATTTGCATATGCACCATTTGCATTTTTACTCTTAATTAATCCTATTGTTTCTATATTTTATGGTTTTACAGGTATTACTATGGCAAAACTTGATGAAGGAACACCCCCAACAGAAGGTCCAACCGTCGGAGCATAA
- a CDS encoding Ku protein translates to MQTIWKGSISFGLLNVPVRMSAATARENIRFRTLHKECHTPLVQKRFCPQCDREVDYHDTVRGYEYEDNRFVIISDDELETIPVASTKAIEIVDFIKLEEVDPVYYDKTYYLRPGDGGEKPYLILRNAMLETGRVAVAKVTIRQKEHLALVRILDNALAVETMFFPDEVRNIDELGITKLEEKIQIRKEESEMAVKLVENLTSEFNPTKYTDEYKEELLKLIRNKIDGKETKEVTPIAPKPQVLDLMEKLRASVEATKEEAKAAKKPPIPKKKRKTV, encoded by the coding sequence GTGCAGACTATTTGGAAGGGTTCCATAAGTTTTGGTTTATTAAATGTACCCGTGAGAATGAGTGCAGCAACTGCTAGAGAAAATATTAGATTTAGAACACTACATAAAGAGTGTCATACACCTTTGGTTCAGAAAAGGTTTTGTCCTCAGTGTGATAGGGAAGTGGATTATCATGATACTGTGCGGGGTTATGAATATGAAGATAATAGATTTGTAATAATTTCTGATGACGAGCTAGAAACTATCCCAGTAGCTAGTACAAAAGCTATTGAAATAGTTGATTTTATAAAACTTGAAGAAGTTGACCCGGTTTATTATGACAAAACATATTACTTGAGACCAGGTGATGGAGGGGAAAAGCCGTATCTAATTTTGCGTAACGCAATGCTTGAAACAGGTAGAGTGGCTGTAGCCAAGGTGACAATTAGACAAAAGGAGCATTTAGCATTAGTTCGAATATTAGATAATGCCCTGGCTGTAGAAACAATGTTTTTTCCTGATGAGGTAAGAAATATTGATGAGTTAGGTATTACTAAACTTGAGGAAAAAATACAAATACGCAAAGAGGAAAGTGAAATGGCAGTAAAACTTGTAGAAAATCTCACTTCAGAATTCAATCCCACAAAATATACAGACGAATACAAGGAGGAGTTATTGAAACTTATTAGAAATAAGATAGACGGAAAAGAAACAAAGGAAGTAACTCCTATAGCACCAAAGCCTCAGGTTCTTGACCTGATGGAAAAACTTCGTGCTAGTGTAGAAGCTACTAAAGAAGAAGCTAAAGCTGCTAAGAAACCGCCAATTCCTAAAAAGAAAAGAAAAACGGTATAG
- a CDS encoding type II secretion system protein E: MSLMDRLEKSPVATKRKDFGSIINTGSTEKEAYQELKKELHLKIIKELGKTERNKEKPEKDMQEKIVELVDQQNIYLPRAEKQQLVKDMLDEINGLGPITCLMEDETITEIMVNGPDQVYIERKGKLELTNVRFRDDEHVMHIIEKIVSPIGRRIDESMPMVDARLLDGSRVNCVIPPLSLTGPTITIRKFSKEPFKMVDLIRFGTLTPEMAKFIEACVRARLNIIISGGTGSGKTTLLNCLSGFIGKDERIVTIEDAAELQLSQPHVISLETRPPNIEGTGEIAIRDLVRNSLRMRPTRIVVGEVRSGEALDMLQAMNTGHDGSLTTAHANTPRDMLARLETMVLMSGMDLPIRAIREQIVSAIDLVIQQSRMKDGSRKITHITEILGLEGDIPVLQDIFIYKQDHKATGIRPKFADKLKGTGVNLPESIFEPFSGFRDGVVI, from the coding sequence ATGTCCTTAATGGATAGGTTAGAAAAAAGTCCAGTAGCTACAAAGAGAAAAGATTTTGGAAGCATAATTAATACAGGGTCAACTGAAAAAGAAGCATATCAAGAATTAAAAAAGGAGCTTCATTTAAAAATTATTAAGGAGCTTGGAAAAACTGAAAGAAATAAGGAAAAGCCTGAAAAGGATATGCAAGAAAAGATAGTTGAACTAGTAGACCAACAAAATATCTATCTGCCTAGGGCTGAAAAGCAACAGCTGGTAAAAGACATGCTTGATGAGATAAATGGATTGGGTCCAATAACATGCCTCATGGAAGATGAAACTATCACAGAGATAATGGTAAATGGTCCGGATCAGGTTTACATTGAGAGAAAGGGTAAGCTTGAATTAACAAATGTAAGATTTCGTGATGATGAGCATGTAATGCACATCATCGAGAAGATTGTTTCGCCAATCGGAAGAAGGATTGATGAAAGTATGCCTATGGTGGATGCACGACTACTAGATGGATCAAGGGTAAATTGTGTTATTCCTCCTTTATCTTTAACTGGGCCAACAATTACCATAAGAAAATTTTCAAAGGAACCGTTTAAAATGGTAGATCTGATTCGCTTTGGTACACTCACCCCTGAAATGGCAAAATTTATTGAAGCATGTGTTAGAGCAAGACTAAATATTATTATCTCAGGGGGTACTGGTTCAGGTAAAACTACACTTTTAAATTGTTTATCAGGATTCATAGGAAAAGATGAGAGAATAGTTACTATTGAAGATGCTGCAGAGCTACAGCTTTCTCAGCCCCATGTAATATCACTAGAAACCAGACCTCCAAATATAGAAGGAACAGGTGAAATTGCAATTCGTGACCTAGTTAGGAACTCACTTCGTATGAGACCTACTAGGATTGTCGTAGGTGAGGTTAGAAGTGGAGAGGCACTAGATATGCTGCAGGCTATGAATACAGGTCATGATGGCTCTCTTACTACTGCCCATGCTAACACCCCAAGGGACATGCTAGCAAGACTTGAAACAATGGTTTTGATGTCTGGAATGGATTTGCCAATACGGGCGATAAGAGAACAGATTGTCTCAGCTATTGATTTAGTGATTCAACAGTCTAGAATGAAAGATGGTAGCAGAAAGATTACTCACATAACAGAAATATTGGGCTTAGAAGGGGATATTCCCGTTTTGCAGGATATATTTATTTATAAACAAGACCATAAAGCTACAGGTATTAGACCAAAGTTTGCCGATAAGCTAAAAGGTACTGGGGTTAATCTTCCAGAAAGCATCTTTGAACCTTTTAGCGGCTTCAGGGATGGGGTGGTAATATGA